A portion of the Punica granatum isolate Tunisia-2019 chromosome 7, ASM765513v2, whole genome shotgun sequence genome contains these proteins:
- the LOC116215568 gene encoding D-cysteine desulfhydrase 2, mitochondrial isoform X2, protein MKLQLHRCPTNTVASSALRWVSRAVPRSLQGASKAEPRCEELRAKLLDRRWALLSPDSQIQRILLSSKLARNGDGLVPQRSRSNDNDPSLEGGIVENDSQVPSFYIVRDDLIHPLVNGNKARKLDALLPFLEDHSVTDVVTCGGCQSAHAAAVERGLRSHLLLRGEQPDVLTGYNLISTMYGNVTYVPRSLYADREEMLIRHAGLVAGSSGLVVSLNDMLEAPWIKQKGGRKVAIVNEGAGDSLALLGMIRLLCYLSENHLFGKERTVKFVVDAGTGTTAVGLGLGAICLGLPWEVTAVMLADSIEQYRKRELQLIFDFRRHFGFNLVHCSNRMDNGVVTWVERHQPRKFGNVIDRELEVCQQIAQQTGILVDPIYTLAAWELATSLSEKEERGGANVVMLHTGGMLGMFGLAQRYKSHFRTLKDQSNG, encoded by the exons ATGAAGCTTCAGCTCCATCGTTGCCCCACAAACACAGTCGCTTCCTCGGCACTTAGATGGGTCTCACGAGCCGTTCCCCGCAGCCTTCAG GGTGCTTCGAAGGCCGAACCAAGATGCGAAGAGCTCAGAGCGAAGCTGCTCGACAGAAGATGGGCATTGCTCAGCCCAGACTCTCAGATTCAGAGAATATTGTTGTCTTCTAAGCTAGCACGAAATGGAGATGGATTGGTCCCGCAGAGGTCGCGGTCCAACGATAATGATCCTTCCCTGGAAGGTGGAATAGTGGAGAACGATTCCCAAGTCCCGTCATTCTACATTGTGAGGGATGACTTGATTCATCCCTTAGTGAACGGCAATAAGGCGAGGAAGTTAGACGCGTTGCTACCTTTCTTGGAGGATCATTCAGTGACAGATGTG GTTACTTGTGGCGGTTGTCAGAGTGCCCATGCTGCAGCTGTCG AGAGAGGTCTGAGATCACATTTGCTTCTTCGAGGGGAGCAGCCTGATGTTCTGACCGGCTATAATCTGATCTCAACCATGTACGGGAATGTCACCTACGTACCAAGATCTCTTTACGCTGATAGAGAAGAAATGCTTATTAGACATGCAGGTCTAGTGGCAGGTAGCAGTGGATTGGTTGTATCTTTGAATGATATGCTGGAGGCTCCATGGATCAAACAAAAAGGTGGGAGGAAGGTGGCAATTGTAAATGAAGGTGCTGGAGATTCGTTGGCATTATTAG GGATGATACGCCTGTTGTGCTACCTTTCGGAGAATCACTTGTTTGGAAAAGAGAGGACTGTGAAGTTTGTTGTTGATGCGGGAACTGGGACCACAGCTGTTGGTTTAGGCCTCGGAGCCATTTGTCTTGG GCTCCCTTGGGAAGTGACTGCAGTGATGCTTGCTGATTCGATTGAACAGTACAGGAAAAGGGAGCTACAGTTGATCTTTGACTTCAGAAGGCATTTTGGTTTCAATCTCGTGCATTGCTCAAATAGAATGGACAATGGGGTTGTGACCTGGGTAGAACGTCATCAACCGAGGAA GTTCGGGAACGTGATAGACCGCGAGCTAGAGGTATGCCAACAAATCGCACAACAGACGGGCATTCTAGTTGATCCAATCTACACATTGGCAGCGTGGGAACTGGCAACTTCACTCAGcgagaaggaagagagaggcGGCGCTAATGTGGTCATGCTTCACACAGGGGGAATGCTGGGCATGTTCGGACTAGCTCAGCGGTACAAGTCCCATTTCCGGACACTGAAAGATCAATCAAACGGCTGA
- the LOC116214142 gene encoding uncharacterized GPI-anchored protein At1g61900 isoform X2 — MDHLQTISRLKGFMCHQLLILIILLSRIQDSVSLERHIGLSRKISTTELATPPTSGTFYPIEISPSVIPHFPVQNESSSPLYPNFPPTYEPVLTGKCPVNFSAVSDILTKTASDCSVVLAPLVGNVICCPQFNSLVHIFQGFYSSSSDKLVVQNAVAGDCFSDIVSILVSRGANGTIPALCSVKSSNLTGGSCPVNDVTTFEKTVNTSKLLDACGSIDPLKECCRPVCQPAIAEAALRISGGQLGINENKDVLPQSNNHVDVLNDCKGVVYSYISRKLSSDDANTAFRILSSCKVNKVCPLELKQPTEVINACRNVAAPSPFCCSSLNSYILGIQKQMLITNKQAIICAALFGSMLRKGGVMANVYELCDVDLKDFSLQAYGQQAGCLLRSQPADVVFDNATGLSFTCDLTDNIGAPWPSSSSMQSLSLCAPEMSLPALPTSENMKNLGSRRIRSEKFMPIISFFAFSALLLC; from the exons ATGGATCATCTTCAAACCATTTCTCGTCTCAAGG GTTTTATGTGCCATCAGTTATTGATATTGATCATCTTGCTATCTAGAATTCAAGATTCAGTTTCATTGGAAAGGCATATTGGGCTAAGCCGTAAAATCTCGACAACTGAGTTAGCTACGCCACCCACCAGCGGGACCTTTTACCCGATAGAAATTTCTCCCTCTGTTATCCCGCATTTCCCTGTCCAGAATGAATCTTCATCACCATTGTACCCGAATTTCCCTCCAACTTATGAACCAGTTCTAACTGGGAAATGCCCTGTAAATTTCTCTGCCGTCTCAGATATATTGACGAAGACAGCCTCCGATTGCTCTGTTGTCCTTGCCCCACTTGTAGGAAATGTTATATGCTGCCCTCAGTTCAATAGCCTAGTCCATATATTCCAGGGCTTTTACAGCAGCTCTTCAGATAAGCTGGTAGTTCAGAATGCAGTTGCTGGTGATTGTTTTTCCGACATTGTGAGTATATTAGTAAGCAGGGGAGCAAACGGTACGATTCCTGCTCTTTGCTCCGTCAAGTCCTCAAACCTCACCGGTGGGTCCTGTCCTGTGAATGATGTGACAACCTTTGAAAAGACAGTGAACACAAGCAAGTTGCTTGATGCCTGTGGCTCTATAGATCCTCTTAAGGAGTGCTGCAGACCAGTCTGTCAACCTGCTATTGCTGAGGCTGCCCTTAGGATCTCCGGAGGGCAGTTAGGTATTAATGAAAACAAGGATGTTTTGCCTCAATCTAACAATCACGTTGATGTTCTAAATGATTGTAAAGGGGTGGTTTATTCGTACATCTCGCGGAAGCTCTCATCAGATGATGCTAATACTGCCTTCCGAATATTGTCTTCATGCAAGGTCAACAAAG TTTGCCCACTGGAACTCAAGCAACCCACAGAAGTAATCAATGCATGCAGAAATGTGGCTGCTCCCAGCCCTTTCTGCTGCAGCTCGCTCAATTCCTACATCTTGGGGATCCAAAAACAAATGCTAATTACAAACAAACAAGCAATAATCTGTGCCGCATTGTTTGGCTCAATGCTTCGGAAAGGAGGGGTTATGGCAAATGTTTATGAGCTCTGTGATGTTGATTTAAAAGACTTTAGTCTTCAAG CATATGGGCAGCAAG CTGGTTGTCTACTCCGGAGCCAGCCTGCAGATGTGGTTTTCGATAATGCAACAGGCCTTAGCTTCACCTGCGACCTAACTGACAACATTGGAGCTCCATGGCCTTCTTCTTCGTCAATGCAGTCATTGTCTCTCTGTGCGCCAG AGATGTCACTTCCTGCGCTGCCAACCTCGGAGAATATGAAAAATCTTG GTTCTCGCAGAATCAGGTCTGAGAAGTTTATGCccattatttcattttttgcgTTCAGTGCACTGCTGCTGTGCTGA
- the LOC116214142 gene encoding uncharacterized GPI-anchored protein At1g61900 isoform X1, which yields MDHLQTISRLKGFMCHQLLILIILLSRIQDSVSLERHIGLSRKISTTELATPPTSGTFYPIEISPSVIPHFPVQNESSSPLYPNFPPTYEPVLTGKCPVNFSAVSDILTKTASDCSVVLAPLVGNVICCPQFNSLVHIFQGFYSSSSDKLVVQNAVAGDCFSDIVSILVSRGANGTIPALCSVKSSNLTGGSCPVNDVTTFEKTVNTSKLLDACGSIDPLKECCRPVCQPAIAEAALRISGGQLGINENKDVLPQSNNHVDVLNDCKGVVYSYISRKLSSDDANTAFRILSSCKVNKVCPLELKQPTEVINACRNVAAPSPFCCSSLNSYILGIQKQMLITNKQAIICAALFGSMLRKGGVMANVYELCDVDLKDFSLQAYGQQEAGCLLRSQPADVVFDNATGLSFTCDLTDNIGAPWPSSSSMQSLSLCAPEMSLPALPTSENMKNLGSRRIRSEKFMPIISFFAFSALLLC from the exons ATGGATCATCTTCAAACCATTTCTCGTCTCAAGG GTTTTATGTGCCATCAGTTATTGATATTGATCATCTTGCTATCTAGAATTCAAGATTCAGTTTCATTGGAAAGGCATATTGGGCTAAGCCGTAAAATCTCGACAACTGAGTTAGCTACGCCACCCACCAGCGGGACCTTTTACCCGATAGAAATTTCTCCCTCTGTTATCCCGCATTTCCCTGTCCAGAATGAATCTTCATCACCATTGTACCCGAATTTCCCTCCAACTTATGAACCAGTTCTAACTGGGAAATGCCCTGTAAATTTCTCTGCCGTCTCAGATATATTGACGAAGACAGCCTCCGATTGCTCTGTTGTCCTTGCCCCACTTGTAGGAAATGTTATATGCTGCCCTCAGTTCAATAGCCTAGTCCATATATTCCAGGGCTTTTACAGCAGCTCTTCAGATAAGCTGGTAGTTCAGAATGCAGTTGCTGGTGATTGTTTTTCCGACATTGTGAGTATATTAGTAAGCAGGGGAGCAAACGGTACGATTCCTGCTCTTTGCTCCGTCAAGTCCTCAAACCTCACCGGTGGGTCCTGTCCTGTGAATGATGTGACAACCTTTGAAAAGACAGTGAACACAAGCAAGTTGCTTGATGCCTGTGGCTCTATAGATCCTCTTAAGGAGTGCTGCAGACCAGTCTGTCAACCTGCTATTGCTGAGGCTGCCCTTAGGATCTCCGGAGGGCAGTTAGGTATTAATGAAAACAAGGATGTTTTGCCTCAATCTAACAATCACGTTGATGTTCTAAATGATTGTAAAGGGGTGGTTTATTCGTACATCTCGCGGAAGCTCTCATCAGATGATGCTAATACTGCCTTCCGAATATTGTCTTCATGCAAGGTCAACAAAG TTTGCCCACTGGAACTCAAGCAACCCACAGAAGTAATCAATGCATGCAGAAATGTGGCTGCTCCCAGCCCTTTCTGCTGCAGCTCGCTCAATTCCTACATCTTGGGGATCCAAAAACAAATGCTAATTACAAACAAACAAGCAATAATCTGTGCCGCATTGTTTGGCTCAATGCTTCGGAAAGGAGGGGTTATGGCAAATGTTTATGAGCTCTGTGATGTTGATTTAAAAGACTTTAGTCTTCAAG CATATGGGCAGCAAG AAGCTGGTTGTCTACTCCGGAGCCAGCCTGCAGATGTGGTTTTCGATAATGCAACAGGCCTTAGCTTCACCTGCGACCTAACTGACAACATTGGAGCTCCATGGCCTTCTTCTTCGTCAATGCAGTCATTGTCTCTCTGTGCGCCAG AGATGTCACTTCCTGCGCTGCCAACCTCGGAGAATATGAAAAATCTTG GTTCTCGCAGAATCAGGTCTGAGAAGTTTATGCccattatttcattttttgcgTTCAGTGCACTGCTGCTGTGCTGA
- the LOC116215568 gene encoding D-cysteine desulfhydrase 2, mitochondrial isoform X3 yields MWLLVAVVRVPMLQLSVAVSCAERGLRSHLLLRGEQPDVLTGYNLISTMYGNVTYVPRSLYADREEMLIRHAGLVAGSSGLVVSLNDMLEAPWIKQKGGRKVAIVNEGAGDSLALLGMIRLLCYLSENHLFGKERTVKFVVDAGTGTTAVGLGLGAICLGLPWEVTAVMLADSIEQYRKRELQLIFDFRRHFGFNLVHCSNRMDNGVVTWVERHQPRKFGNVIDRELEVCQQIAQQTGILVDPIYTLAAWELATSLSEKEERGGANVVMLHTGGMLGMFGLAQRYKSHFRTLKDQSNG; encoded by the exons ATGTG GTTACTTGTGGCGGTTGTCAGAGTGCCCATGCTGCAGCTGTCGGTAG CTGTTTCGTGTGCAGAGAGAGGTCTGAGATCACATTTGCTTCTTCGAGGGGAGCAGCCTGATGTTCTGACCGGCTATAATCTGATCTCAACCATGTACGGGAATGTCACCTACGTACCAAGATCTCTTTACGCTGATAGAGAAGAAATGCTTATTAGACATGCAGGTCTAGTGGCAGGTAGCAGTGGATTGGTTGTATCTTTGAATGATATGCTGGAGGCTCCATGGATCAAACAAAAAGGTGGGAGGAAGGTGGCAATTGTAAATGAAGGTGCTGGAGATTCGTTGGCATTATTAG GGATGATACGCCTGTTGTGCTACCTTTCGGAGAATCACTTGTTTGGAAAAGAGAGGACTGTGAAGTTTGTTGTTGATGCGGGAACTGGGACCACAGCTGTTGGTTTAGGCCTCGGAGCCATTTGTCTTGG GCTCCCTTGGGAAGTGACTGCAGTGATGCTTGCTGATTCGATTGAACAGTACAGGAAAAGGGAGCTACAGTTGATCTTTGACTTCAGAAGGCATTTTGGTTTCAATCTCGTGCATTGCTCAAATAGAATGGACAATGGGGTTGTGACCTGGGTAGAACGTCATCAACCGAGGAA GTTCGGGAACGTGATAGACCGCGAGCTAGAGGTATGCCAACAAATCGCACAACAGACGGGCATTCTAGTTGATCCAATCTACACATTGGCAGCGTGGGAACTGGCAACTTCACTCAGcgagaaggaagagagaggcGGCGCTAATGTGGTCATGCTTCACACAGGGGGAATGCTGGGCATGTTCGGACTAGCTCAGCGGTACAAGTCCCATTTCCGGACACTGAAAGATCAATCAAACGGCTGA
- the LOC116215568 gene encoding D-cysteine desulfhydrase 2, mitochondrial isoform X1 translates to MKLQLHRCPTNTVASSALRWVSRAVPRSLQGASKAEPRCEELRAKLLDRRWALLSPDSQIQRILLSSKLARNGDGLVPQRSRSNDNDPSLEGGIVENDSQVPSFYIVRDDLIHPLVNGNKARKLDALLPFLEDHSVTDVVTCGGCQSAHAAAVAVSCAERGLRSHLLLRGEQPDVLTGYNLISTMYGNVTYVPRSLYADREEMLIRHAGLVAGSSGLVVSLNDMLEAPWIKQKGGRKVAIVNEGAGDSLALLGMIRLLCYLSENHLFGKERTVKFVVDAGTGTTAVGLGLGAICLGLPWEVTAVMLADSIEQYRKRELQLIFDFRRHFGFNLVHCSNRMDNGVVTWVERHQPRKFGNVIDRELEVCQQIAQQTGILVDPIYTLAAWELATSLSEKEERGGANVVMLHTGGMLGMFGLAQRYKSHFRTLKDQSNG, encoded by the exons ATGAAGCTTCAGCTCCATCGTTGCCCCACAAACACAGTCGCTTCCTCGGCACTTAGATGGGTCTCACGAGCCGTTCCCCGCAGCCTTCAG GGTGCTTCGAAGGCCGAACCAAGATGCGAAGAGCTCAGAGCGAAGCTGCTCGACAGAAGATGGGCATTGCTCAGCCCAGACTCTCAGATTCAGAGAATATTGTTGTCTTCTAAGCTAGCACGAAATGGAGATGGATTGGTCCCGCAGAGGTCGCGGTCCAACGATAATGATCCTTCCCTGGAAGGTGGAATAGTGGAGAACGATTCCCAAGTCCCGTCATTCTACATTGTGAGGGATGACTTGATTCATCCCTTAGTGAACGGCAATAAGGCGAGGAAGTTAGACGCGTTGCTACCTTTCTTGGAGGATCATTCAGTGACAGATGTG GTTACTTGTGGCGGTTGTCAGAGTGCCCATGCTGCAGCTGTCG CTGTTTCGTGTGCAGAGAGAGGTCTGAGATCACATTTGCTTCTTCGAGGGGAGCAGCCTGATGTTCTGACCGGCTATAATCTGATCTCAACCATGTACGGGAATGTCACCTACGTACCAAGATCTCTTTACGCTGATAGAGAAGAAATGCTTATTAGACATGCAGGTCTAGTGGCAGGTAGCAGTGGATTGGTTGTATCTTTGAATGATATGCTGGAGGCTCCATGGATCAAACAAAAAGGTGGGAGGAAGGTGGCAATTGTAAATGAAGGTGCTGGAGATTCGTTGGCATTATTAG GGATGATACGCCTGTTGTGCTACCTTTCGGAGAATCACTTGTTTGGAAAAGAGAGGACTGTGAAGTTTGTTGTTGATGCGGGAACTGGGACCACAGCTGTTGGTTTAGGCCTCGGAGCCATTTGTCTTGG GCTCCCTTGGGAAGTGACTGCAGTGATGCTTGCTGATTCGATTGAACAGTACAGGAAAAGGGAGCTACAGTTGATCTTTGACTTCAGAAGGCATTTTGGTTTCAATCTCGTGCATTGCTCAAATAGAATGGACAATGGGGTTGTGACCTGGGTAGAACGTCATCAACCGAGGAA GTTCGGGAACGTGATAGACCGCGAGCTAGAGGTATGCCAACAAATCGCACAACAGACGGGCATTCTAGTTGATCCAATCTACACATTGGCAGCGTGGGAACTGGCAACTTCACTCAGcgagaaggaagagagaggcGGCGCTAATGTGGTCATGCTTCACACAGGGGGAATGCTGGGCATGTTCGGACTAGCTCAGCGGTACAAGTCCCATTTCCGGACACTGAAAGATCAATCAAACGGCTGA